From Xyrauchen texanus isolate HMW12.3.18 chromosome 9, RBS_HiC_50CHRs, whole genome shotgun sequence, the proteins below share one genomic window:
- the LOC127649284 gene encoding ADP-ribosylation factor 1-like, translated as MGNLFANLFKVFGKKEMRILMVGLDAAGKTTILYKLKLGEIVTTIPTIGFNVETVEYKNISFTVWDVGGQDKIRPLWRHYFQNTQGLIFVVDSNDRERVNEAREELMRMLAEDELREAVLLVFANKQDLPNAMNAAELTDKLGLHSLRHRNWYIQATCATSGDGLYEGLDWLSNQLKNQK; from the exons ATGGGCAATTTATTCGCAAACCTCTTTAAAGTCTTTGGCAAGAAAGAGATGAGAATTCTCATGGTGGGTCTCGATGCTGCTGGAAAGACGACGATTCTTTACAAGCTGAAGCTCGGCGAAATTGTAACAACCATCCCAACCATCG GTTTTAATGTTGAAACGGTGGAGTACAAGAACATAAGTTTCACCGTTTGGGACGTTGGTGGTCAGGATAAGATTCGACCATTGTGGCGTCATTACTTCCAGAACACACAAG GTCTGATCTTTGTGGTTGACAGCAACGACAGAGAGCGTGTGAATGAGGCGCGAGAGGAGCTAATGAGAATGCTGGCGGAGGATGAGCTCAGGGAAGCAGTCCTGCTAGTGTTTGCCAACAAACAG GACCTTCCAAACGCCATGAATGCTGCAGAACTCACTGACAAGCTGGGCCTGCACTCGCTCCGGCACAGGAACTGGTACATTCAGGCCACGTGCGCCACCAGCGGCGACGGCCTCTATGAGGGACTCGACTGGTTGTCCAACCAACTCAAAAACCAGAAATAA
- the LOC127648845 gene encoding multiple myeloma tumor-associated protein 2 homolog has protein sequence MFGSSRSGGVRGGQDQFNWDDVKVDKHRENYLGNSVMAPVGRWQKGKDLTWYAKDKKGDALLTKEQEMAAVREAEHEAMMAALGHKTIKRQPTGLTKEDLADVCRREGEGEERDVDRISGLGSSRAGQRGVPLSKQEKEAVKMGLPVFTHHKSGRLQETTTKMPEETNRQDGDKRSESSKKSKKEKKSKEKKKKKKEKKKHRKRESSSDSDSEIDIKRRRKDPRDHHSPNPSRSSQSGAGVRDSHSVGGPKAARRSPSPPQQHRRRRRDKDSSSDGHHAGRGSPSQSHRQRHDTDSDD, from the exons ATGTTTGGCTCATCAAGATCAGGAGGGGTGAGAGGGGGTCAGGACCAGTTCAACTGGGATGATGTGAAAGTGGACAAACACAGAGAAAATTACTTAG GGAATTCCGTCATGGCACCAGTTGGCCGCTGGCAGAAAGGGAAGGATTTGACATGGTATGCCAAAGATAAAAAAGGTGATGCATTGCTGACTAAAGAACAGGAGATGGCAGCTGTGCGGGAGGCAGAACATGAGGCCATGATGGCAGCGCT GGGCCATAAAACAATCAAACGGCAACCTACCGGGCTTACCAAAGAg GATCTTGCAGATGTGTGCAGGAGAGAAGGGGAAGGAGAGGAGCGGGATGTGGACAGGATCTCTGGCCTTGGAAGTTCCAG GGCTGGGCAGAGAGGAGTGCCGCTTTCCAAGCAAGAGAAGGAAGCAGTAAAAATGGGTTTACCCGTCTTTACA CATCACAAATCTGGTAGACTTCAAGAAACAACCACTAAGATGCCAGAAGAGACCAACAGACAAGATGGAGATAAAAG ATCTGAGAGCAGTAAGAAGAGCAAAAAGGAAAAGAAGAGTAaggagaagaaaaagaagaaaaaagagaaaaagaagcaTCGTAAAAGGGAATCATCCTCTGATTCGGACTCTGAAATCGACATTAAAAG GAGGAGAAAAGATCCACGGGACCACCACAGTCCTAATCCATCAAGGAGCAGTCAGAGTGGAGCCGGAGTTCGTGACAGCCATTCAGTAGGGGGGCCAAAGGCTGCCCGTAGGAGCCCGAGCCCCCCTCAACAGCACCGCCGCCGAAGGCGCGACAAGGACTCGTCCTCCGACGGCCACCATGCTGGTCGAGGGTCCCCATCACAAAGTCACCGGCAGCGCCACGACACCGACTCAGACGACTGA